AGACGAAGGACACCAAGGACACGAAAGACACCAAGGACACGAAGGACACCAAGGACGGCAAGGACGTCAAGGACACCAAGGACACGAAAGACACCAAGGACACGAAGGACACCAAGGACGGCAAGGACACCAAGGACACGAAGGACCACAAGGACACGAAGGACACCAAGGACACGAAGGACGGCAAGGACGACAAGGACACCAAGGAGGGAATGGGCGCCATCGAGAAGCGCCGGGAGGAGTTCTCCGAGATTCGCGCGGTGGACCCGCGCTCGGACTCGATGCTGTCGTTCCTCTTCGGCGCCTCCGCGGACGTGCCGGCGGTGACGCTGTCCGTCCAGGGGCGGGCCTTCATCCGCGTGGAGGAGCGGCCCGAGGTGGGGGCGCGCGTCCTGCGCGAGGCGGCGGCGGAGCGGCCGGTGCCGGAGCGCCTGGCTCCAGAGCGCCCCGGGGACAAGCCCGCGGACAAGGTGGGCGAGAAGGGCGCGGAGCGGCAGCCCGGGGAAAAGGACGTGCGCTGATGCTGGTCGTCCTGGCGCACCCTCGCGACGAGCAGGCGCGGGGACTGGTGGAGCGGTGGGCCGCCGAGGACGCGCGGCTGCTGTCGATGCGGGACTTGTCGTCGCCGGGCTGGCAGCACCGCGTGGGCGGCTCCGGGGCGGAAGTCGCCGTGGTGGGCGGCGAGCGGGTGCATGTGTCCGCCCTGCGGGGCGTGGTGACGCGCCTGCCGGGCTTCATCGACACGGACCTGGTGCACATCGCTCCGGAGGACCAGGGCTACGTGGCGGCGGAGATGAACGCCTTCCTCGCGTCGTGGCTGAGCCGGCTGCCGTGCCCGGTGCTCAATCGGCCCACTGCCTCGTCGCTGATGGGGCCGAGCCTGGGCCTGGAGCGGTGGCTGGCGCTGGCGGCCCGCTGTGGCCTGCCCCTGGCCGCGGCCCGGCGGGAGGTCGGCGTGAGCGACAGGCCCCCGTCGCGCGTGGCGGCCGTCACGGTGGTGGGCCAGCGCTGGCTGGGCGAGGTGGAGCCGGCCGTGGGAGCGCAGGCGGTGCGGCTGGCGGCGGCGGCCGGAGTGGAGCTGCTCACCGCCCGCTTCGAGGGCCCGGCTTTCGTGTCGGCGGAGCTGTCCATCGAAGTGGGAGAGCCTCGGGTGGCGGAGGCGCTGCTGGAGCGCCTCGGGAGCCGGGCGCGCGCATGATTCTGCTCTGGGGAATGCCGGGGGACGAGCCGTTCGACGCGGTGCGGGCGGCGCTGGAGTGGCGCAAGGCCCCCTACACGCTGCTGGACCAGCGGCGGGTGCTCCAGCAGCGGCTGGAATTGGAGGTGGGGCCCGTGCTGGGCGGCACGGTGTGGAGCGGCGAGGAGCGCGTGCCCCTGGACGAGGTGTCCGCCGTCTACACCCGCGTGTACGACGCGCGCCGGCTGCCCGGCGTGGAGGACGCGGGCGTGGCGGTGCACGAGCGCGTCCGCGAGGTGGAGACGGCGCTCTGGTCCTGGGTGGAGGAGGCGCCGGGCCGCGTCGTCAACCGGCCGGCGGCCATGGCCTCCAACGGCTCCAAGCCCTTCCAGGCGGCGCTCATCGAAGCGCAGGGCTTCCGCGTGCCGGAGACGCTCGTCACCACGGACCCGAGCGCGGCGCTCGAGTTCTGGGAGCGACATGGCTCCGTCATCTACAAGTCGGTGAGCGGGGTGCGCAGCATCGTGTCCCGGCTGGGGCCGGAGCACCGCGAGCGGCTGCGCGACGTGACGTGGTGCCCCACCCAGTTCCAGGCGTACGTGCCGGGCCAGGACGTGCGCGTCCACGTGGTGGGCGACGAGGTGTTCCCCGCCGAAATCGTCTCGGACGCGGTGGACTACCGGTACGCGCGCCGGAGCGGGAGCAGCGTGGAGCTGCGGGCGGGGCTGCTGGACATCGACGTGGCGGAGCGCTGCCGCGCCCTGGCTTCAGCCCTGGGGCTGCACCTGGCGGGGCTGGATTTACGGCGCACGCCGGAGGGGGAGTGGTTCTGCTTCGAGGTCAACCCCTCGCCGTGCTTCACGTACTACGAGCACCACACCGGCCACCCCATCGCCGCGACGCTGGCGGCCTTCCTGGCGGGCGCTCAGAAATAGAGCTGCCACACGCCACGCACCAGGATGCCATGGCCTTGCAGGGTGATGCGCTCGTCGCCGGGGAAGACCTGGTCCACCTCGCCCACCTGGTGGAGCAGGTGGCCGGAGTGCATGGCGATGGCGCCCACCGTGTACGGGTGGCGCAGGCGGGGCAGCAGCACCGTCACGTCCTTGGGCTGGATGCGGGTGTTGATGCGCTCGTAGAACTGGCGGTAGCGCTCGTAGGTGAACTCCCACAGGTTGAGCCCGCCGCCGCGGCGGGGCAGGCGCAGGCTGAGGGTGAAGGAGAGGGGCCGGTCGAAGTCCATGCCCGGCTGCGGCTCTGGGAAGGCGCGCAGGTACTGGAGGTCGAAGTGCACCGAGGCGTCGGGCGTGGTGAAGATGGCCGGCGTCAGCCAGACGTGGAAGCCGGGGTGGCCCAGGCCGGGGGCGAGCTCGACGGGGGCGCGGAGCTGGCGGGAGAGGAACTCCGTGAGTCGCTCATAGAGCCAGGCGAAGTGCTCGCGCAGCAGCGGGTTGTTGCGCTCGGCGACGGCGCGGTACTCGGACGGCTCGTCCAGGTAGATGGCGGCGCCCAGGGTGAAGAACGACGTGCTCTGGGGATTGTTGCCGCGTGGAATCCAATGCGCGCGCAGCTCCTTGATGTGGGCAACCAGCCGGGCGCACTCGTCAGGGGTGAGCAGCTCGAGCGAGGTAATCATTTCGGGAGGAAGCGTACATGGGCGTGCTGAGCCCGGACCAGTTGGATGGCTTCATCGAGCGGGGCTTCTGTGTCCTGGAGGGCGCCTTCACCGCCGCGCAGGCGGAGGCCGCGCGGGAGCGCGTGTGGGCCCGCATGGAGGCGAAGCGGGGCATCCGCCGGGACGCTCCGGAGACGTGGCCCCCCGCCTACGACATCGAGGAGCACCTGGAGGCGCCCGAGGTGCTGGAGACCTTCACGGACCGGCTGGCGGCGGGAGTCGAGGAGCTGCTGGGCCCGGGGCGCTGGCGGGGCGCTCGCAACTGGGGCTTCTGGCCGGTGAACTTCCACTTCGGAGCAGGGGAGCCGTACCGCATCCCCGACTTCAGCTGGCACGTGGACGGCAACTGGTTCCGCCACTCGCTGGACTGTCCGAAGCAGGGGCTGCTCGTCATCGGCCTGTTCACCGACATCGCTCCCCGGCACGGCGGCACCATCATCTCCCAGGGCTCGCACCGGCGGGCGGCGCGAGTGCTGGCGCGGCACCCCGAGGGGCTCACGCACACGGAGCTGTTCGAGCGCGTGCTGGCCGAGCCGCTGGGGGATTTCCTGGAGCTCACCGGCGCGGCGGGCGACGTGGTGCTGGGCCACCCCTTCCTGTTCCACACGCGTGGCTTCAAACACGGCGGGCCTCCGCGCGTCATCAGCAACACGGAGGCGGGGCTGAAGGAGCCGCTGGTGCTGGAGCGGGCGAATCCGGCGGACTACTCCGTGCTGGAGCGCTCCATCCGCTTCGCCCTGCGCGAGCCGCTCCCAGTGCCGAGCGAGCCGCAGCTGTGCCGCTTCTGAGGCGAGGTGTCGCGAGGGCGCTGGTGGACGTCCACCGCGGGGAGGCGCTCCGCCGGGACGTGAGGGAGGCCAACGTCAGGGCTTGAAGCCGCCGGAGTCGTTCCACTGGTCCACGCGGACGAAGCGCACGCCCTCCGGGTTGAGCGCCAGCACCTGCTCCACCACGGAGTGGTGGAAGAGGTGCGTGGAGATCGATTCGTCCAGACAGAAGACGCGCCGCCGCTCCAGGGGAATCTCCTGCAAGACCTTCTCATCCAGTACGAGCTTGTTGATGCTCAGCACGTCCCCGTCTGAGTAGAACGAGAGGGCTGAGCGTTGCCGGTCGATGCAGGCAATCCAGTTGAAGACGTGCAGCAACCAGTAGCGGCGCACGTCGTCCGGCTTCACCTTCACGTCGGCCGGGACGAGCTGCAGGCCGAAGAGGTCGAGCGCCGCCAGCGCGTCCTTGAGCCGCTCCGAGACGACCGGTTCGGACAGGCTGTGGTAGTCGACCATGACCGGGGCGCGAGGCACGGGTCGCCCCAGGCGCAACTGGATGGGCACCGTGGCGTCGACGGGCGCTGGCCTCGCGAAGCCCACGCGGTACTCATCCCACGCGAGCAAGGGGTAGGTGCTGGGGCCCGCGCGCATGATGACGAAGTAGTCGGTTTGCATGGAGGTCAACGTGCTTGTCGGACATGCACCTTCCGGCGCCGAGGTCCACACGTGGTTATGTCTGGCAGCACCCGGAGTCGTGTCGTGCTGGTCAGGATTCTACCGGGAGTCGGAGCGTCTTCGCTCACGCCACGAGCTCCCGATGGCTTGGCGGTGCGGTGTTGGACAGAGACGTGCGACTCCGGCCGCACCCGCTTCGACGCCCGCCTCTTCTCCTTCCTTCCACCTGCTCAAGAATGACGGGGTGAGAAGGCCGGATACCGCCCCTCGATGGTTCTGAAGGGTTGATTAAATTGATTAACTCGGGAGGTAGAGCCGCCCGCGTTCTCGGCGGGTGCTTCTGGTAGCGTTGGCCGCACACCTCATGAGACCACGCGCCAAGGCAGCATTGCCGGAACCCGGGATGGACGTGGGCGGGTACGTCCTGAAGGCCATCCTCGGGGGCGGTGGCTTCGGCACCGTGTTCCTGGGAGAGCGGGGCGGGCGTCCCTACGCGCTGAAGCTGGTTGCCCTGGAGGGGCTGGCCTTCTGGGGCGAGCGGGAACTGCTCATGCTGGCGAGGGTGAAGCACCCCAACGCCGTGCGCCTGCTGGGGCATTGGCACTGGCCGGACCAGGCGCCCCGCTTCCTGGTCGTCATCATGGAGTACGTGGAGGGACGCCAGTTGGACGTGTGGGCACGCACGGAGAACCCGTGTGCCCGGCAGGTGCTGCGTCTGGTGCGAGGTGTCGCGAGAGCGCTGGCGGCCGTCCACCGCGCGAAGGCGCTCCACCGCGACGTGAAGGAGGCCAACATCGTCGTGCGCGAGGCGGACGGCGAGGCGGTGCTGGTGGACTTCGGCGTGGGTACGTATGAAGGCACCTCACACATCGACGAAGGGGCGCTGCCTCCTGGCACGCACGCCTACCTGAGCCCCGAGGCGTGGCACTTCCACCGGGAGCATGCCCTCGACTCGGAGGCCCGCTGCGTCTCCACGCCCCTGGATGACCTCTACGCGCTGGGCGTCGTGCTTCATTGGCTGCTGACGGACAGGCGGCCCTTCCAGATGACGGACGAGGACGGCGTGGACGCGGTCATCTCCCAGTCCCCCGTGGCGCCTCACGTTCGCAACCCGCGCGTGCCACCGGAGCTGGGCGAGCTGTGCCTGCGCCTGCTGGAGAAGCGGCCCGAGGACCGGCCGGACGCGGAAGCGCTGTGCGCGGCACTGGAGGTGCTGCTGACGCGGGAGGGGGCGGAGTGGGACGTGCCATTGTGCGACGTCCACGGCGTGCACAACGTCACCACTCGGCCTGGCCCGGACGCGGACGAAGAGGCAGCGTGGCTCAACGAGGTGCGGGAGGACGTCCCACCGCGCCGGGGAAGGCGCCCGCCGCGCCAATGGGAGGACTCCGAGCCGCCCCCACCGCCACGACCGTCCGCCGAGGCGACGACCCCCGCACTCCTGCCCGCAATGGCCGTCGCGGCTCCCCTGGTACGGGTGCCCTTGGAGCTGGCTTCAGTGAGCACCGTGCCTTCAGACGCGGGCGTCGGCGCCCCGGGACGTAGGCGGTGGGGTGCCGCAGTGCTGGCCCTCCTGGCCCTGGGGCTGACCGTGGTGGGGCTGCGTGGAGCGGGGTTCTCCTCGCGCGTTGCCGGGTCCCGGGCTCCGCTCGCTGTCTCCAGTGCGGTGAGGACCCTGGAGCCCGTGCATGTCTTCCTGGGGGTGGAGGACGGCGCCGGGGGGAAACGGAAAGTGGCGCCTCCCTGGAAGGCGCCGGATGCTGACGAGGCTGCGGACAGGCTTGATTCGGCCCCCACCTCCGCGGCCACCGACTCCCGCGCGGTGACTCCCGAGGAACCGGCTTCCGTGAAGACTTCCGCCTCCAAGCAGCCCAAGCCATTCGCCACCGGGCATGGCGCCGCTCGAAAGGTGGTCGGCGTGGCGACGGTCTGCGCCGCGCTCTCCGGCTGCGCCAGCGCGCCGGTTCGCCCTCCACCGCCTCCCGAACCCTGCCCCGCTGGCGCTGCCGAGGCCATGGAGGCGCTGGGCATCGACGTGGGGGACACGGTGGGAGTGACCTTCAACCTGGAGGCCAAGAGCTCAAGCTACATCACCCGGCACGAGGGCTGGACCTCGGTTCGACTCATTGAGCCCATGGGCCAGTTGCCCCAGCCGACGGTGCTTTCGGGGCGCCTCATTCTGGGAGACCGCGTGTACGGCCGGTTCACCCAGGCGCAACTCCCGGGACAGAGCCGCCCGGTGCCCATCTGTATGGAGTTGTTCAACATCAAGGTGAAGTCCGAGCCCGGCGGTGACTCCAACGCCGTCAAAATCTGGGCCTCCCCGGACGTGAGGGCGGTGGACCACTTCGAGTAGCGCTCCGGTGGGGGGCCATCTGGGAACACGGGGCATGGTAGAGGCAATACGGTACGTCCCCGCGTCAGCCCTCTACCCGGGAGGTTCCGCTTCATGCCCGCCGCCCTGCCCGCCGTCCTCCTGGTGCCCTTGCTGCTGGCGGGCCCCGACCCCACCGGGTTGAAGTCCGCGCCCTGCCAGATGGGGGTCCGCCACGTCGAGCTGCCCGCGCTGCCCCTGGAGGCCCCCGTTCAGGTCTGCATCAGCTCCGGACAGCCCACCCTCATCAACTTCGATGGTGCGCTCGCGCCAGGGTCGGTGGGGCTGGAGGGCGAGGGGCGCTTCGCGCTCGTGGACGCCGCCCGGAGCACCCTCAAGCTGGTGCCCTCGGAGAAGATGGTGCCGGGAGAGCGGTTCCGGCTGACGGTGCGCTTCGACGACACCGCCGCCCCGGCGAGCGCCACCCTGCTGCTCGTGGTGCATGCCGCCCAGGCTGAGCCGCTGGTGAACGTGTACCGCCAGACGCGCACGGCGGAGTCCTTCCGACAGCAGCTCCAGGCGAAGGAGGAAGAGGTGCGGCGGTGCCAGGAGGACAACGCGCGGCTGCGCGCGGAGCGGCCCGGCCCGGGCGGGCTGGCGGGCCTGCTCGCCTTGGACCTCACGGGGGACACGGGCGTCGCCGCCGAGGACATCGGCGAGCGCATCACGCGGCATCCGTCGAGCGCGCTCGAATGGGCGCGCGTCCATTCCTACCGCGCCGCCACCCGTGTGGCGGTCCGGCTGCACCTGGCGAACCCGGCGGGCGCGGCGGCGTGGGCGGCTGAGGGCGCGAGCCTGGTGCTCGCGGGCAGGCAGGGGGTGGAGCTGAAGGTGCTGGCCGTATGGCAGCAGGCGCCCATCGCCGGAGGAGGAACCGACAAGGTGGTCGTGGAGGCGGAAGCCCCAGTCACGGAAATGCGGGGGCCGTTCATCCTCAAGCTGTGGGAGGCGGGCGGTACGCGGCCGGTGACGCTGGGCGGCGTGACGTTCCCATGAGCGGGCAGGGCGCCGTTACGGCTTGAAGCCGGCGGAGTCGTTCCACTGGTCCACGCGGACGAAGCGCACGCCCTCCGGGTTGAGTGCCAGCACCTGCTCCACCACGGAGTGGTGGAAGAGGTGCGTGGAGATGAACTCGTCCAGACAGAAGACGCGCCGACGCTCCAGGGGAATCTCCTGCAAGACCTTCTCATCCAGTACGAGCTTGTCGATGCCCAGCACCGTACCGCGTCGAGAGAGTGAGGTTGCGGAGGACTGCCGGTCGATGCAGGCAATCCAATTGAAGACGTGCAGCAGCCAGTAGCGGCGCACGTCGTCCGGCTTCACCTTCACGTCGGCCGGGACGAGCTGCAGTCCGAAGAGGTCGAGCGCCGCCAGCGCGTCCTTGAGGCGCTCCGAGACGACCGGCTCGGGCAGGCTGTGGTAGTCGACCATGACGGGGGCGCGAGGCACGGGTCTACCCAGGCGCAACTGGATGGGCACGGTGGCGTCGACGGGCGCGGGCCTCAAGAAGCCCAGGCGGTATTCATCCCATTCCAGCAAGGGGTAGGTGCTGGGGCCCGCGCGCATGATGACGAAGTAGTCGGTTTGCATGGAGGTCATTCACCTGGCTTGAGGGGGTGCCTGGCCAGCAGTCGCCCTGTCACCGCGTGCTTGAGTTGGTGGCGGCGGCCGTGGGGGCATGTGGCGTGGGTTGGCTTTTCGCGGATGCTCGTCAATCCCGCGCACCCCCTTCCTCCCAGGGCATAGTCCTCGCCGTCCCGGGTGAGTGTCCATAGGCCGGAGTCCACCTTGGCCAGAATCTCCGCGCTCAGGTCGTCCAGTTCCTCAAGCAGCGTCTCTGGGTTTGAGCAGTACTCGCCGCCCTCCAACTTCTTTGCCACGGTACGAAGCTTGCTCATGACGGCATCTGGATAGGCGAGGTGCAGGTCGAAGGCGAAGCCCTCGGCGTGGTGGCCGCGGTGTACGGCCACGAAGAGCTGGCAGGCCAACGCCAGCTTCATTGGCAGGAAGACGCCATTGGGCTTGCGGTCCGGGTGGTAGCCGAACCGCGGGCAGAACTCGGCCCATCTCGGAGTGTCCAGCGCTTCGAGGCAGATGAGGTGGTGAGCGGCGAGGGAGAAGGGCCCCGCGTACCAGGGGTGCGTTGCCAGTTCCCTTCCCTCCAGCATGTTGCGGCCGAGCACGGCGGAGCTGCCCAGGTTGCTGCCCACCCGCCCCTTCCTGTCGAAGTCGTGCTTCTGCTTGCCGCACCAGTCGCACTTCTCCATCGGGCGCTCGAGCTTCACCTCCTCCACCCGCCCGGCCACGGGCGGCGTGCCCTGGGGCTGGATGATGGGAAAGGGCGGCGCGTTGTGGTCATTCAACGTGAAGAGGTCGAAGTTGCGCACCACCGGCTTGCCTTCAATCTTCACGTCGAAGGAGTAGTTGACCGGGTGCGCGCGCCCCTTCGTCTTGCCGGAGGCGGCGCCACCTCCCGCGGTGCCGGCCTCGTTGCCGGTGGAGGTGCCGAGGTACGAATCCCTCAAGGCCACCGGAGTGCCGTTGATGCTCACCCGCTTCGAGCCGTTCTCCAGGTCCTTGCTCTGGGCGAGGTTGGGGTAGGGAATGGGAACGGGCCCGCCCGGTGACGGTGTCTTGCAGACATCAGGGAAGCCCACGACCTTGCCTTCGCTCTCGGAGGTGACAGGCGTCATCCCGTTGACGAAGACGTGGTGCTTGTCGGACATGCACCCTCCGGCGCCGAGGTCCGCACGAGGCTTTGTCTGGCAGCACCCGGAGTCGTGTCGTGCTTGTCAGCATTCTACCGGGAGTCGGAGCGTCTTCGCGCACGCCACGGCCTCCCGAGGCCTTGGCGTGCGGTGTTGGACAGAGACGTGCGACTCCAATCGCACCCTAATATTCGTTGGAGCGTGACGAGCTGACGGGCGCGCGGAGCTCGCGCACGCGGCGCAGCAGTGAGAGGAACTCCTCGCGATCGGGGCGGTCGTCCAGTGCGCCTTCCGCGAGCGACTCCGCCCGGGCCAGGTTCCAGTCCGCCGCCTGGCGCGCGCCGCGCAGGACGTCCGCCGTGCCCGCCACCGCCGTGGCGAAGCGCAGGTCCGCCGACGCGTCCGCCAGGGACTCGTGCACGCTGTGGCGCTCCAGCGGGAAGCGCTGCTCGGCCGCCTCGGTACCGCCCGGCCGCTTCGCGCGGACCCGCACCGTGGCCAGTCGCGTTCCCTCGCCCGTCAGCTCCACCTCGTACAGCGCGGTGACGGAGTGGCCCGCGCCCACCTCGCCGCCGTCAACCGTGTCGTTGCGGAAGTCCTGGTCCGCCACGTCGCGATTCTCGTAGCCCACCAGCCGGTAGCCGCGCACGGCGTCCGGCTCGAAGTCCACCTGCACCTTCACGTCCTGCGCGATGACCTCCAGCGTGCCCGCCAGCTGCTCCTGGAAGACGCGCCGGGCCTCGCGCTCCGAGTCGATGTAGAAGCAGTTGCCGTTGCCCCGGTTCGCCAGCCGCTCCATCAGGTCATCGCGGTAGTTGCCCATGCCGAAGCCGATGGTGGACAGCGTCACGCCTTCCTTCACCGCGCCGCGGATGCTCTCCAGCATCGAGTCCGCCGTCTGGTTGTGCCCGAGGTTGGTGTCCCCGTCGGTGAGCACCACCACGCGCGACACCACGCCGGTGCCCGCGTTGCGCGCCGCCTGGCGGTAGGCCAGCTCCAGGCCGTCTCCCATGGAGGTGCCTCCCCCCGTGGAGAGCGAGTCGATGGCCTCCTCGATGTCCTCGCGCTGCCCCGCGGGCGTGGGCTCCAGCACCGTGCGCACGTTCCCCGCATAGGTGGTGATGGCCACCGTGTCCTGCTCGTTGAGCCCTCCCACCGCCAGCTTCATCGAGGTCTTCGCCAGCTCCAGCCTGTCCCGGCCGCTCATGGAGCCGCTGGTGTCCACCAGGAAGACCAGGTGCGTGGGCTTGCGCTCGCTCTTCGCCACCCGCCGGCCCTGGAGCCCCACCTTCACCAGATACCGGTCGGGCGTGAAGGGCGAGGGGGCGGCCTCCAGGTCCACGTGGAAGTCGCCGGTGCCGGGCTGGGGCTCGGGCAGCTCATAGCGGAAGTAGTTCACCCACTCCTCCACCCGCACCGAGTCCGGGTGGGGCAGCATGTCCGTCTGCACCGTGCGGCGGAACAGCGCATAGGACGCGGTGTCCACGTCCACCGCGAAGGTGGAGAGCCTGTCATCCCGCGTGAGGGTGAAGGGGTTGGGCGCGTGCCGCGTGTGCCTGTTGCCGGAGGTGTAGGGCGCCTGCGCGCCCGTGCCCGTGCTCTGCCCGAAGCTGGTGAGCGTCTTCCTTTGAAGGGAAGGGACGCTCGCGGAGGGGTGGCCGGCCAGGGAGCCGGCGGAGGCGCCGAACAGCTTGCGGATGTTGTCGCCGAACAGCGTCACCCCGCCGAGGAAGCCAAGGAGGGTCAGCAGGGAGACGCCAGCAACGGTGAACCTTCTGCTCATGAAGTGCCTCGGGAGCGGCGGGGAGATGCCGTGGTGGTCCCCTTCGTCTCACGGAGGTTCAGGCCCGCGCGTCCGTCATCCGCCCGAGGTCGGTCAACGGGAGGAGGTCCGTCAATGGGAGGATGGCCGTGGGCGGCGGAGGCATGCCGTGACGCCCGCAACGTCCCAGGGGGCGGCAGGGCCCGCTCAGCCGCGTCGCGCGGGCTCCACGACGGCGGGCTTCGACCGCGTGTTCGCGGACGTGGAGGCCGGTGGCTTCGCGCGGGCCGGAGCGGCTTGCTTCGTCCGGGCCACGGGCTTCGTCACAGGGGCAGGCTTCGCGGTGGCCCGGGCCACTGTCTTCGTGCCTGGCGAGCGCTTCGCCACGGCCGCTGGCGGTGCGGACGGCCGCGTGTGCTTCCACGCCGCGAGCACCTTGGGCACGTAGTGCTCCGTCTCGCCATTGCGCGGCACGCGGCCGTCCACCGCGCCCGGGCCCGCGTTGTACGCGGCCACCGCGAGCCGCACGTCGCCGAAGCGCCGGAGCTGCTCGGCCAGGTATCGCGCGCTCGCGTCGACGGCCGGCGCCGGGTCGAACGGGTCCTCCACGCCCAGCATCTCCGCCGTGCCAGGCATGAGCTGCCCGGGGCCCATGGCGCCCGCCGGGGAGATGCGGTGCACCCGCGTCTCCGACTCCACCTGCACCAGCGCCCGCAGCAGCCCCGGGGGCAGCCGGTGCCGGCGCTCGGCGGCGGTGATGAGGGGCTCCAGCTCCGGATGCCCCTCCAGCAGACACGCGGGCCGGTGCTCCGCGTACGCGCGCAGCGCGTCGGCCTTGGCGTCCAGGAAGCGGAACGACAGCGGCGAGACGCTCGTCTCTCCGAGCCAGGAGATGCCCACGTTGAGCAGCACCACGGGCACGAGCGCACACGGCACCAGCCACGCCCACCCGGGTACGTCGAATCCGCCGCCCTTCGCCCGCTTGCGTCCCACGTCCCACCCTTAAGGGCGCTTGGGGCCTCCGTCCAGCTTCCGGCGGCCGGGCTTGTTGGCTCCCGGAGGCAGCCGCAGTCCGTCCAGCACCAGCGTGGTGAGCGCGTCGGGCAGCTCCAGCGGATTGCCCAGGTCCTCCTCGCTCAGCACCGCCAGCAGCAGCCGCTCCACCGCGCCCACCACCGCGAGCCCGCTCACCGCCGGGCGGATGGGCCTCAGCAGCCCGTGCGTGTGCGCCTTCTCCGTGATTTCCACCGCGTGCCGCGCCACCAGCTTCGACAGCTCCGCCACCTTGGTGCGCGCGCCCACCGCCGGCCCGCGGCTCTCCTGGAGGTACAGCCGCACCACGCCGGGGTACTGCAGGAGCGCCCCGACGATGACGGCCGCCACCGCGCGGTAGGCGTCGAACATGGCCTCCACGTCGCGCGCCTGCGCGAGCGACCGGCCGCACGCCTCCATCCCCGCGAGCAGCTCCCGGCGCACCGGCTCCAGCAGCGCGTCCACCAGGGCGGCCTTGTCGTCGAAGTACCGGTAGAACGTCCCCTTGGCCACCCCGGCCGCCTGGGTGATGTCGTCGATGGTGACGGCGTCCAGCCCCCGCTCCAGGAACAGCCTCAGCGCCGCGTCCTCCAGCTCCTTCGTCCGCTCACGCCGGTGGGCCTCCCTCCGCCCGCCCGGACGCCCGGGCCTGCTTCCCGCCTCCGGGGCGGTGCCCGCTCCCGTGCCCCGCGTGCCGTCCCGGCTCACCATTGGCGTGCACTCCGACTTCTTGCGTTGTAGAAAAAGAGTGACCAAATAGTCATTATTCGCACCGTGGCGTCGGCCGGGCGCCCGCCGGAGAGCAACCATGATCGGCATTCCACTGGGCTGGGCGTACTC
This is a stretch of genomic DNA from Pyxidicoccus trucidator. It encodes these proteins:
- a CDS encoding TetR/AcrR family transcriptional regulator, producing MVSRDGTRGTGAGTAPEAGSRPGRPGGRREAHRRERTKELEDAALRLFLERGLDAVTIDDITQAAGVAKGTFYRYFDDKAALVDALLEPVRRELLAGMEACGRSLAQARDVEAMFDAYRAVAAVIVGALLQYPGVVRLYLQESRGPAVGARTKVAELSKLVARHAVEITEKAHTHGLLRPIRPAVSGLAVVGAVERLLLAVLSEEDLGNPLELPDALTTLVLDGLRLPPGANKPGRRKLDGGPKRP
- a CDS encoding vWA domain-containing protein, which translates into the protein MSRRFTVAGVSLLTLLGFLGGVTLFGDNIRKLFGASAGSLAGHPSASVPSLQRKTLTSFGQSTGTGAQAPYTSGNRHTRHAPNPFTLTRDDRLSTFAVDVDTASYALFRRTVQTDMLPHPDSVRVEEWVNYFRYELPEPQPGTGDFHVDLEAAPSPFTPDRYLVKVGLQGRRVAKSERKPTHLVFLVDTSGSMSGRDRLELAKTSMKLAVGGLNEQDTVAITTYAGNVRTVLEPTPAGQREDIEEAIDSLSTGGGTSMGDGLELAYRQAARNAGTGVVSRVVVLTDGDTNLGHNQTADSMLESIRGAVKEGVTLSTIGFGMGNYRDDLMERLANRGNGNCFYIDSEREARRVFQEQLAGTLEVIAQDVKVQVDFEPDAVRGYRLVGYENRDVADQDFRNDTVDGGEVGAGHSVTALYEVELTGEGTRLATVRVRAKRPGGTEAAEQRFPLERHSVHESLADASADLRFATAVAGTADVLRGARQAADWNLARAESLAEGALDDRPDREEFLSLLRRVRELRAPVSSSRSNEY
- a CDS encoding lytic transglycosylase domain-containing protein, producing MGRKRAKGGGFDVPGWAWLVPCALVPVVLLNVGISWLGETSVSPLSFRFLDAKADALRAYAEHRPACLLEGHPELEPLITAAERRHRLPPGLLRALVQVESETRVHRISPAGAMGPGQLMPGTAEMLGVEDPFDPAPAVDASARYLAEQLRRFGDVRLAVAAYNAGPGAVDGRVPRNGETEHYVPKVLAAWKHTRPSAPPAAVAKRSPGTKTVARATAKPAPVTKPVARTKQAAPARAKPPASTSANTRSKPAVVEPARRG